One Artemia franciscana chromosome 7, ASM3288406v1, whole genome shotgun sequence DNA segment encodes these proteins:
- the LOC136028618 gene encoding uncharacterized protein LOC136028618 — MMYSKDKRAKIFRYVAREMMKIGVNLPSDLERSGELVETQWKNMVQRSKSSTDNSKTTGEASKKPLFVDDLYDILKDNTTFKPVTVIGSINGQRKPASESKDIEDEVEELLDIRNSLSTSAGVSKIVKVSLKKPHGSKAIQKMVNVMDSVFKISKQTEKRQREMADEKKHRKEEKEEAKKKRHEENLESARDLNATPKTLLEFEKKIQPSSETVTFYVGYSEMYYIVRTSLIWNASER, encoded by the coding sequence ATGATGTACAGCAAAGACAAACGGGCCAAAATATTTCGATACGTAGCTCGGGAAATGATGAAAATAGGTGTTAATCTTCCCAGTGATCTAGAAAGGTCAGGTGAACTGGTTGAAACGCAGTGGAAAAATATGGTGCAGCGCTCGAAAAGTTCTACTGACAATAGTAAGACAACAGGTGAAGCTTCAAAAAAGCCCTTATTCGTTGATGATTTATATGATATTCTTAAAGATAACACAACCTTTAAGCCAGTAACGGTCATTGGCAGCATTAATGGCCAACGAAAGCCAGCCTCTGAGTCAAAAGATATTGAGGATGAGGTGGAGGAATTGCTAGACATCAGAAATTCTCTGTCAACTTCTGCTGGAGTATCAAAAATAGTGAAAGTAAGTCTTAAAAAGCCCCATGGAAGCAAAGCTATTCAGAAAATGGTCAATGTTATGGATAGTGTATTCAAAATATCCAAACAGACAGAAAAGAGGCAGAGGGAAATGGctgatgaaaaaaaacatagaaaagaagaaaaggaagaagcCAAGAAGAAGAGACACGAAGAAAATTTAGAATCTGCGCGGGATCTCAATGCAACACCAAAAACACTCCTggagtttgagaaaaaaattcaacccTCTTCAGAAACTGTAACTTTTTATGTTGGTTATTCTGAAATGTATTATATTGTCCGAACTAGTCTAATTTGGAATGCATCTGAACGCTAG